A genomic window from Rattus norvegicus strain BN/NHsdMcwi chromosome 9, GRCr8, whole genome shotgun sequence includes:
- the Fev gene encoding protein FEV, protein MRQSGTSQPLLINMYLPDPVGDGLFKEGKSPSWGPLSPAVQKGSGQIQLWQFLLELLADRANAGCIAWEGGHGEFKLTDPDEVARRWGERKSKPNMNYDKLSRALRYYYDKNIMSKVHGKRYAYRFDFQGLAQACQPPPAHAHAAAAAAAAAAAAQDGALYKLPAGLAPLPFPGLSKLNLMAASAGVAPAGFSYWPGPNATAAAAATAALYPTPGLQPPPGPFGAVAAASHLGGHYH, encoded by the exons ATGAGACAGAGCGGCACCTCCCAGCCCCTGCTGATCAACATGTACCTACCAG ATCCCGTCGGAGATGGTCTTTTTAAGGAAGGGAAGAGCCCGAGCTGGGGGCCGCTGAGCCCTGCGGTACAGAAAG GCAGCGGGCAGATCCAGTTGTGGCAGTTTCTACTGGAGCTGCTGGCAGACCGCGCGAACGCCGGCTGCATCGCGTGGGAGGGCGGCCACGGCGAGTTCAAGCTCACCGACCCCGACGAGGTGGCGCGACGCTGGGGCGAGCGCAAGAGCAAGCCCAATATGAACTACGACAAGCTAAGTCGAGCACTGCGCTACTACTACGACAAAAACATCATGAGCAAGGTGCACGGCAAGCGCTACGCCTACCGCTTTGACTTCCAGGGCCTGGCACAGGCTTGCCAGCCACCACCCGCGCACGCCcacgccgccgctgccgccgccgcagCGGCAGCCGCCGCCCAGGATGGCGCACTTTACAAGCTCCCGGCTGGTCTGGCTCCACTGCCCTTCCCCGGCCTCTCCAAACTCAACCTTATGGCAGCCTCGGCCGGCGTGGCGCCCGCTGGCTTCTCTTACTGGCCTGGTCCCAACGCcaccgccgctgccgccgccaccGCTGCGCTCTACCCAACCCCGGGCTTGCAGCCCCCTCCCGGGCCCTTTGGCGCGGTGGCCGCCGCTTCGCACTTGGGGGGTCATTATCACTAG